A genomic window from Pantoea alhagi includes:
- the serS gene encoding serine--tRNA ligase, whose protein sequence is MLDPNLLRNEPDAVAEKLARRGFKLDVETLLSLEERRKVLQVETENLQAERNARSKSIGQAKARGEDIEPLRQEVNALGERLDAAKAELDILQQQIRDFSLALPNLPADEVPLGKDETENQEILRWGEPRQYDFPVRDHVDLGEMAKGLDFAAAVKLTGSRFVVMQGQIARLHRALGQFMLDLHTQQHGYTETYVPYLVNHATLFGTGQLPKFGEDLFHTRPLEEESDSSNYALIPTAEVPLTNLVRDEIVEEESLPIKLTAHTPCFRAEAGSYGRDTRGLIRMHQFDKVEMVQIVRPEDSMQALEELVGHAEKVLQLLNLPYRKVLLCTGDMGASAAKTYDLEVWLPAQDTYREISSCSNMWDFQARRMQARCRSKNDKKPRLVHTLNGSGLAVGRTLVAVLENYQQADGRIEVPEVLRPYMGGLTMIG, encoded by the coding sequence ATGCTCGATCCCAATCTGCTGCGTAACGAGCCAGACGCAGTCGCAGAAAAACTGGCACGCCGAGGATTTAAACTGGATGTGGAAACGCTGCTCTCTCTTGAAGAGCGCCGTAAAGTGTTGCAGGTAGAAACGGAAAACCTGCAGGCTGAGCGTAATGCGCGTTCCAAATCCATCGGGCAGGCTAAAGCGCGCGGGGAAGATATTGAGCCGCTGCGTCAGGAAGTTAACGCGCTGGGCGAGCGTCTGGATGCGGCTAAAGCCGAACTGGATATCTTGCAGCAACAAATCCGTGATTTTTCTCTCGCGTTACCGAATCTGCCTGCAGATGAGGTGCCGCTGGGCAAAGATGAGACTGAAAATCAGGAAATTCTGCGCTGGGGCGAGCCGCGCCAGTATGATTTCCCGGTACGCGACCACGTTGACCTTGGCGAAATGGCAAAAGGGCTGGATTTCGCCGCTGCTGTTAAGCTGACCGGTTCCCGTTTTGTGGTCATGCAGGGGCAGATTGCGCGTCTGCATCGTGCGTTGGGTCAGTTCATGCTCGATCTGCATACGCAGCAGCATGGCTATACCGAAACCTATGTGCCTTATCTGGTTAACCATGCCACGCTGTTTGGTACCGGACAGCTGCCTAAATTTGGCGAAGACCTGTTTCATACCCGCCCGCTGGAAGAGGAATCAGACAGCAGCAACTATGCGCTGATCCCAACTGCCGAGGTGCCGCTGACCAACCTGGTCCGCGACGAGATCGTTGAGGAAGAGTCCCTGCCGATTAAACTCACCGCCCATACGCCTTGCTTCCGTGCCGAAGCTGGCTCCTATGGCCGTGATACGCGTGGACTGATCCGTATGCACCAGTTCGATAAAGTTGAGATGGTGCAGATTGTTCGTCCGGAAGACTCCATGCAGGCACTGGAAGAGCTGGTGGGCCATGCGGAAAAAGTGCTGCAGCTGTTGAATCTGCCTTACCGTAAAGTGCTGCTTTGCACCGGTGATATGGGGGCCAGCGCGGCGAAGACTTACGATCTGGAAGTCTGGCTGCCGGCGCAGGATACTTACCGCGAGATCTCTTCCTGCTCTAATATGTGGGATTTCCAGGCTCGCCGTATGCAGGCGCGCTGCCGCAGTAAGAATGATAAGAAACCGCGTCTGGTTCATACGCTGAATGGCTCAGGCCTGGCAGTAGGTCGTACGCTGGTGGCGGTGCTGGAAAACTATCAGCAGGCTGATGGCCGTATCGAAGTACCAGAAGTGCTGCGCCCTTATATGGGCGGATTAACCATGATTGGTTAA
- a CDS encoding MFS transporter: MFTWSRPVVLLLCGLLLLTVSIAVLNTLVPLWLTHDNLPTWQVGVVSSSYYTGNLIGTLLAGWLIKHYGFNRSYYFASLVFAVATVALGLNEGFWSWTLWRLVAGIGCAWIWVVVESALLCSGTLRNRGQLLAAYMIVYYLGTVAGQLLVSKVSTELLNVLPWITAVIVAGVLPVIFMKITTTASEEDGAPGRMWPMLRRRSSRLGINGCIISGIVLGSLYGLMPLYLSHQGISDANVGYWMALLVSAGIVGQWPVGRMADRYGRLLVLRVQVFIVILGSIAMLSNMAMVPALFILGAAGFTLYPVAMSWACETVKHHELVAMNQALLLSYTIGSLAGPSMTAMLMQNYSDRLLFVMIAAVAFIYLVMLLRKADHHITPVAQA; the protein is encoded by the coding sequence ATGTTCACCTGGTCTCGTCCCGTTGTGCTGTTGCTCTGCGGCTTGCTGCTGCTGACAGTTTCTATTGCCGTGCTTAATACTCTCGTGCCTCTGTGGCTGACACACGATAATCTTCCCACCTGGCAGGTAGGCGTGGTTAGCTCATCTTATTACACGGGTAATCTTATCGGGACTTTACTGGCGGGCTGGCTGATTAAGCACTATGGATTTAATCGCAGCTACTATTTTGCTTCGCTGGTTTTTGCTGTCGCCACGGTAGCGCTGGGGCTGAATGAGGGCTTCTGGAGCTGGACGCTTTGGCGCCTGGTAGCAGGTATTGGCTGCGCCTGGATTTGGGTGGTAGTGGAAAGCGCATTGCTTTGTAGCGGCACGTTGCGTAATCGCGGTCAGCTGCTGGCTGCCTATATGATTGTTTACTATCTTGGCACGGTCGCCGGTCAGTTGCTGGTAAGTAAAGTCTCTACCGAATTGCTGAACGTTTTGCCCTGGATCACCGCCGTGATTGTCGCTGGCGTACTGCCGGTTATCTTTATGAAGATCACCACTACCGCGAGTGAGGAAGATGGCGCGCCGGGTCGCATGTGGCCAATGCTCCGTCGCCGTAGCTCACGGCTTGGCATCAACGGTTGCATTATTTCCGGCATTGTACTTGGCTCGTTGTATGGCCTGATGCCGCTCTATCTTTCTCATCAGGGGATCAGCGACGCTAACGTCGGCTACTGGATGGCGTTACTGGTGAGTGCGGGCATCGTAGGGCAGTGGCCGGTAGGGCGTATGGCCGATCGTTACGGTCGTCTGCTGGTGCTGCGCGTGCAGGTGTTTATTGTGATCCTCGGCTCGATTGCCATGCTCAGCAATATGGCTATGGTTCCGGCACTGTTTATCCTGGGCGCTGCCGGCTTTACGCTTTATCCGGTAGCCATGTCATGGGCATGCGAGACGGTTAAGCACCATGAACTGGTGGCGATGAATCAGGCTCTGCTACTGAGCTATACCATTGGCAGCCTGGCAGGGCCGAGTATGACGGCGATGCTGATGCAAAACTACTCCGATCGCTTACTGTTTGTGATGATAGCCGCCGTTGCGTTCATCTATTTGGTTATGCTGCTGCGTAAAGCAGACCATCATATTACGCCTGTGGCGCAGGCATAA